From the genome of Salvia splendens isolate huo1 chromosome 7, SspV2, whole genome shotgun sequence:
agtgcacggttgcactccgtcagttggcctatggcaccacggcggaccttttcgacgagtacctccactgcggggattctacaggccgcgattgtctgaagcgcttttgccgggggatagtagaggcttatggcgacacatatttgcgcaagccgactgccactgattgccagggtctgatgcagatgcacgagacggcgcacgggtttcctgggatgctcgggagcatcgactgtatgcactggcagtggaagaattgtccgacggcgtggagaggccagttcacaagtggatacaagggcagccacccgacgatggtcctcgaagccgtcgctgaccatcggctatggatctggcatgcttacttcggcgtagccgggtcgaacaacgacattaacgtcctcaactcgtccaccctcttcaccgatcaatgtaatggcaacggcccggccatcgagttcactgccaacagacgccaataccatatggggtactacttggccgatggcatctatccacggtggcctgtttttgtgaagacggttagctgcccaattggtgagaagagggttttatttgcgcaaaagcaggagtcggcgaggaaggatgtcgagcggacATTCGgcgtgctccaatcacggtgggcaattgtgaaagggccggctcgtttctggttcaaggatgtcatcgccgatgtcatatatgcgtgcataatcatgcacaacatgatagtcgagaatgaaggcggaagcatcaccgattggaatgaagatgatCGTGCATCTAGTTTGGCCGGCGCGTCGACCGAgccacccgatagagggttaccgttaggcttcaacgaggttctatctagacaggcctcaatgcgcaaccaacaggatcatgcgcagctcatgaacgacatgatcgaagaagtgtgggctcgcaACCGCCGTTGTTGAGTTCgcgtttttttaattcgcattgtaatgtattaatttttattcaatgaaatgaagtttttgaaattcgtattttaatgtattaattttgttaaattcgtatgagttttgtaataaatattaaaaaaatgatgatgtggcgcgccatagggcgcgccttagggcgcgtcttagggcgccccactgcaggtgaggaggtaggaggataaaactgctgacgtggcgcgccatagggcgcgccttagggcgcgccttagggcgccccattgctaatgcccttaaATTTCcactaaaagagaaaatattcgGTTTTTAACGAACATTTTTACATTTTACCCAAAAAATAATGAACCTCGAATATTGACGTTGTGTGTAAAACAAAGTTTACCAtaaaagaggagaaaaaaggagtgtaaatataaaaatagtatcTCTGGAACAATCCTGACCTTTCTTCACACTCAATCGCACGCCTAAACCCTCGTAGATCTTTCTAGAACTCCCACCCCTTATTAAGCTCCCCCTCTCCCACTCCCCCTCCCCAATTCGACGCGCATTTCTACTCTCTCATCGGCGATTGTGATCAATTTCATCAGCTCTCAACTCTCAAGCTCGGATTAATGGAGGACGATTTCGATATGCCGGCGGCGGAAGGAATGGAGGAGGACATGGATCTGCCGGATGCCGCCGGCACCTACATGAAGGTCGGAGAGGAGAAGGAGATCGATCCGCAGGGTTTGAAGAAGAAGCTCATCAAGGAAGGCGAAGGCTGGGAGACTCCGGATAACGGCGACGAAGTTCACGGTAATTTcagctgattttttttttttttttcagctGATTTGAGTGTGGAGGAATTGATTGTTTGGTTGGGAAATTTCGGTTGTAGATGGattgtttgtgtgttttgtggTTTGAATGTGGATGAATTGACTGTTGACTGAAAAATTTCGGTTCGTGATAGTTGTTGGTGGATTTGAGCTGACATGAGTGTGGATGAATTGATTGTTTGATTGAAAATTTTCAGTTCGTGGTGCTGTTGGTGGATTGTGTGTTTGGTTATGGTTTTTTGAGTTTTGATGAATTGATTGATTTTTTGGTGGAAATTTTCAGTGCATTATACTGGAACGTTGCTGGACGGGACCAAGTTTGATTCTAGCCGCGATAGGGGAGATCCTTTTACCTTCACTCTCGGCCAAGGTTAGCAGACGCTGTTTATGCTACTACtatcattttccatttttttgtttttcgtttTGGATTTTGGTCTTGTTTGTTGTGAATGGAGTCGTTGCGGATGCAGTTGTTACTGATGGTTTATAGTACTAAGTGTTCGTCATTAGTTAGAGTGAGACGATACTTTCAATAACGTTTCTATATGGAGTGATGGAGTGAGTTTTTAAGACAAAAATAAATCCTCGAGAATTTGTGTGCAAACATCTAGAATGTAGCTGTTCGGATTTGGAGATAGTGGTGACGTTTATCTTGTTGGAGAGGATGATTAGTGTGGGAAATTCACAAACTCTGAGTGTGGGAATTTAATAATGATTTTTAAGTTAAGAACTAGGTCGTATGATTTGAAATAGAAACCGTCATCCAGTCAGTTCTAATTGGAAGTCTCTGGTATCTTCTTTGTGAATTTTGTTGAATATTGCACGAGTCTATTCAGTTTTTACTGTTTTTGGTGGTGTTAGATGAAATGTGGAAGCTCATGAGATTTTGGTGACAGGTCAAGTAATTAAGGGATGGGACCTAGGTATCAAGACAATGAAGAAGGGTGAGAATGCCATCTTCACCATACCTGCTGAGTTGGCATATGGTGAATCTGGCTCTCCACCAACCATCCCGCCAAATGCCACTCTGCAATTTGACGTTGAGCTACTATCCTGGGTCAGTGTCAAGGACATCTGCAAGGATGGTGGCATATTCAAGAAAGTTCTCAAAGAGGGAGAAAAATGGGAGAACCCCAAAGATCCTGATGATGTGCTTGGTATGCAGGACATGTTCTTAATGAACCCAgtttaatgtatttttactTTTGGATTAATCAGTTGCTAACTGTATTATGTTTTAATGTGAATCAGTCAATTATGTGGCGAAGTTGGAAGATGGAACTGTTGTATCCAAAGCAGATGGCGCGGAGTTCACTGTTGAGGAAGGCCTTTTCTGTCCTGCTCTTGCCAAGGCTGTGAAGACGATGAAGAAAGGCGAAAAAGTTCTTCTTACTGTCAAGCCACAATGTAAAGATGGAAATTTTCAATTGTACTTGGACTTTTTGGTTGGGGAGTTGTGATCTTATAAACTTTaattctcatattttattctgctGCAGATGGATTTGGCGAGAAAGGAAAGTCGACCTCTGGCAATGAGGGAGCCGTTCCGCCCAATGCCACCTTGAATATTGAACTGGAATTGGTTTCCTGGAAAACAGTATCCAATGTTACAGATGACAAGAAAGTAGTGAAAAAGATACTGAAAGAAGGGGAGGGATACGAGCGCCCGAACGAAGGAGCTATAGTTAGACGTAATATGAACGCTATCTTATACTCTGTTAATCATATATTGAAGGTATCTTGATCAGGCTATCTAACAGTTTTTTATCTTGTAATCTCCAGTGAAATTGGTTGGAAAGCTGCAGGATGGAGCTGTTTTTGTTAAGAAAGGTCACGGTGACAATGAAGATGACCTTTTCGAATTCAAAACAGATGAAGGTATGCATATTTGATTCTGCTACGTAAAAGTAAGTAGCATGTTAGAATTTGGACAGTTTTAACTTGTGTTGTTTTCAAAACAGACCAAGTTATCGAGGGATTGGACAGGGCTGTGACAACAATGAAGAAGGGAGAGGTAGCATTGTTGACTATTGCCCCGGAATATGGGTTCGGTGCAACTGAGTCGAAGCAAGAACTGGCCACAGTCCCTCCAAACTCGACTTTAAGCTATGAGATTGAGCTTGTATCCTTTGACAAGGTAAATGCTATAAGAACACATCATTAATGCATCTTTACATTTGGGAACTCAAAATCTAACATGTAAATACCTACTCTAGGAGAAGGAGTCTTGGGACATGAGTACACCAGAAAAAATCGAAGCTGCTggtaaaaagaaagaagaaggcaACACATTGTTCAAGGCCGGGAAATACGCCAGAGCCTCCAAGAGATATGAGAAGGTCTACATTTTTCACCAATGACATCCTCGTTTCAACTTGATTGGTGAAATGTATATTTGCTGTGTTGCTCACCTTAAAGATTTTGAAATTGCAGGCTGCCAAGTTTATCGAATACGACACTTCTTTCACTGAGGAGGAGAAGAAACAGTCCAAAGCTCTCAAAGTATCGTGCAAGCTGAACAATGCTGCTTGCAAGCTGAAACTGAAGGATTACAAGGAAGCCGAGAAGCTCTGCACCAAGGTGCTGGAGCTCGAGAGCACGAACGTGAAAGCACTGTACAGACGTGCCCAAGCTTACATGAACATGGCCGACCTGGATTTGGCCGAGATTGATATCAAGAAGGCTCTTGAAATTGACCCAGCCAACAGGTGCGATCTCTCTCTTACAATCCAGCATTCCATGCATTATCACAACAGAAAGTGTCCTAAATTTGTTCCATCTGTCTGAAAAGGGATGTGAAGCTCGAGTACAAAGTTCTCAAGGAGAAGGTGAAGGAATTCAACAAGAAAGACGCCAAGTTCTACGGCAACATGTTTGCGAAGCTGACTAAGCCGCAGCCTTTGGACGCCACCAATGTAAGGCTTCTTTGCCATTTCTTCTGCTCCACATATTCTTAAATTTTTCTTTGTTGTGACTGTGATGGGTGGTTGCTGACATTGCAGAATGGGGCTGCGAAGGAGGCGACCGAGCCCATGAGCATCGACAGCAAGGCTTAAAGACCTGTAGCTTGATCTCTCTATTATGCTTTTCACTGATTTGTACTCTTCTTTGTTTCGTATGAATCGAGGGCTTGTGTTTTTCCAGTTACGATCACTTGTACTCTTCTTGTCCTTTGGTGGTTAGTTGTATGCTGATTTATACACATAATCTATGAGGCTTTGGATAATTAAGTGCACGAAACAGCGCTGGTTGTGTGTGTAATAATAGTTGCTTCTTTGAGCCACAATTTAAGGATATAATTGCCTTTTATTATAGTATCTTTATTATACTCCTTTTTTGTTACATTAGTTTCGACTTTTGAGAGTCCTTTTCTTCTTTTGCCAAAATTCAACACATCTATTTATCTCTTTTACTATCATTTCTTCGTTTGGCAAAATCTAGCACAgctattttatccattttatcatttttctttcttttattttgtttcctCTTCACAAGTGTTAAAACATTATTGTAGTTTTTAAATTATCGTATCTAAAAAAATGATCAAGTTAAcctttgacggaaaagtaataACTCAAGTAACGTGAATgggtaaatatttttatattatatcacaagagagttgtgatcaatgtcgaaccaattttaaagaccgaactagagaccaaatctgggccattagatctagtttttttgatgagatgtgttgctgtgtaaatttttcggtcttcattacaagcccattttacttcattgtataggtttattacttcattccgtacgtaataccttgaaactacaacatgtttttactttcttccagtaggttttgaaatgattcaacatatgtttcatttgaattcattgacctgagtttttactttatttacactAAAAAATGCTATTTATttaagtgcgtttattacttcattcagaaacgttattacttcattagataaagtttttacttcattccagtaggacttcaaatgcttctacacatacttcattctaataatttattacatcattccatgtgtttattacaccatatcagcgttgtggcggtggtgatagatattgtagagagaaagaacggcacgcgacggcaaaaccgcatttacgtactgaaatgaagtaataatcctactgaaatgaagtaaaaaccaatTGGAaagaagtaaaaacctactggaatgaagttaaatcttcgtaacatgttagtatgacttatttaccttcggatgaattaaaataggctcgtgatgaaggcgaaaaaaattgataaatttgtgtctctcatccataaaaaactagatctaaaaatcCTAATTTGGTATAATTCggtagttcggtctttaagagtggatttgtgaataatgagactctatCACAAGATTGATAAAATTATGATCATGTATGATATATCTCGGCAAATGTGACACCAAATGAtgtcattttttgttttatgtaCAGTACCTAAATTAGCAAAATCCTAGTAAGATAGTTAAGAAGAGTATTTATTCTATTGTTGTTGAGTGTCATGAGAAAACATGGATTTTCATATACCGAATTGCATCAATCCAACTAAGAGTGTCCAACTTCATTTTCTGAATTGGAATCATAAAAATAATGGTACATCATCTGTCAATTACTACATTAAAGAATGGGAAAATATCTAACTTGGGAAAATAGTCGTGTAGGCTGTAACTCACCCATAAATTACACCAAACTAACAGTATATAAATCACTCGAGCTATTCTGCCACTATCTACATCTTCATCATATCCCATTTTCAACCATAGCAGAAACAATCAATATCCACACAGGTTTCTCCATAGCAAGACCAAAAATCTTAAAATGAATCATGATAGTAATGAACCTGTATGCGGCTCTGACGAATATCCGGACAGATCAACGTACAACACTTACACAGGATTATGGTGAGATTAGCTCACTTGCTCTCCAATCAGGTCGAGACCAACGCCGAGAAAAGTGATCCCTTGAAACAGGAGGAAATAGAAGTGGATTCCTTGGGCAGACATCAGGCTTCTCACTGAGGCAGTGAGTAAGATGAGTGCGAGGGCGAGTTCCTTCCGGTATAGACGATTTCTCTTTTTCTTCCCGCTTTTCTTTGTCATCTCCAGCTTGTTCAGCTCAGCGAGACCTGATTCAGATGAGGATCTTTGCATGGAGGAGGATCTATGCAGAGTGGCGGGCTCATTTTCGACGATGGAGAGCAGATCTGCTTCTGATGATCTGCCCAATTTCTTGGTGACTATCCACTCATAAGAGCTTCCTAACTGAAAGAGGCCTGATATCATGGCATTAAATTTGGTGACAGACATGGTGTTCTCGAACAGAAGGTATGGCACGATGAATGGAAATGATTGTGGTGATGGGAGGATGTTTAGTATCGACACCAGTCCGGGAATGTAACAGACAACCCAGGCTGGGAGCTGAGCTTCAGGCAGGAACATGGTGAGAGGGAGAATAATGCAGAACAGTGTAAACGAGTAGAACGGTAGGATAAGCTTccggaggaggaagaagagaaataTCAAGTTCACTTTCTTGAGGAAACTCACCTGAAATGTTTGACAGCATGATTCAAATTAACTGGTTTCTTAAAATATAAATCACAAAAGCAAACATTCATGACAAGTTCAGGGAAAGCGTTCATTCATTTACATAGAACATGCTAATTTAGCTCAAAATATAGAGGAAAGAAAATCCAGAATTCAAATGATAACAAATTTCATTAGCAACTAGTCTTCCAGTGAGAGTTGTGCACAACATAAATTTATGGTTCTTGTTCTTCTCCAAGTATGATTGGCGGTTTTAGTCCTTGAAGCATTTATCTaaacaaatgaataaattatCTACAAGATTATATTACGGGAAGAATACTCGGTTAGCTTTTGAGGAATGAGTTCGTAGACAAAAAAGTTTAGGATAAAAGTTTAATTATGCTATTAACAGTTGTAAAATAATCTCGTGCATCTTAAAATATCTAAACAACTGTTTCTTTTATCTCAAGTTCTTAACGTAAAAATGGATAGAGAGTTATAGAATATGAGAGAACATCCAAAATAATTCACCTCATCCTTTGCCCCCCCCCCTAATTTAGCATTGGGATGTTTCAGTACATCATATGGAAGACAAGGCTGGATAGAATTACAAACCTTGGAATGCACTACATCCCAGAAACACAAACGGAATAATTGCATGGGTCCTGAATGCCAGCGATGTTGTTGTTTCTTGTATGCTTCATACGACTCAGGAAGTTCGCAGAGGCACTGCAGAGAAATGAGCATGCACAATTAGATGTGCTTATAGTGCAATAACAAGTAATGGTAATTATGGTGAAAGCGACATAAACCTGAACATCATTTAGATAAATGAATTTCCAACCACACAAGTGGGCCCGAACAGCAATATCCATGTCTTCAACAGTTGTTCTGTCTAACCAGCCACCACAGTCTTCTAGGGCTTTGATTCTCCAAACACCAGCAGTGCCGTTAAAGCCAAAAAAGTTGATAAA
Proteins encoded in this window:
- the LOC121742314 gene encoding peptidyl-prolyl cis-trans isomerase FKBP62-like, with product MEDDFDMPAAEGMEEDMDLPDAAGTYMKVGEEKEIDPQGLKKKLIKEGEGWETPDNGDEVHVHYTGTLLDGTKFDSSRDRGDPFTFTLGQGQVIKGWDLGIKTMKKGENAIFTIPAELAYGESGSPPTIPPNATLQFDVELLSWVSVKDICKDGGIFKKVLKEGEKWENPKDPDDVLVNYVAKLEDGTVVSKADGAEFTVEEGLFCPALAKAVKTMKKGEKVLLTVKPQYGFGEKGKSTSGNEGAVPPNATLNIELELVSWKTVSNVTDDKKVVKKILKEGEGYERPNEGAIVRLKLVGKLQDGAVFVKKGHGDNEDDLFEFKTDEDQVIEGLDRAVTTMKKGEVALLTIAPEYGFGATESKQELATVPPNSTLSYEIELVSFDKEKESWDMSTPEKIEAAGKKKEEGNTLFKAGKYARASKRYEKAAKFIEYDTSFTEEEKKQSKALKVSCKLNNAACKLKLKDYKEAEKLCTKVLELESTNVKALYRRAQAYMNMADLDLAEIDIKKALEIDPANRDVKLEYKVLKEKVKEFNKKDAKFYGNMFAKLTKPQPLDATNNGAAKEATEPMSIDSKA